From the genome of Danio aesculapii chromosome 16, fDanAes4.1, whole genome shotgun sequence, one region includes:
- the cd4-1 gene encoding CD4-1 molecule: MLGLILIPLFITVLKAQENHEVIYAQVGGTVTLPREKIEQTKNKNIKTQDIYVNWYNGSEDSPTINRNPQSNINRGKETNTRFSLSADFSLQISPVQESDFVIWRCEQHVLAGTYKNTYKLYKVSITKVPALLVGHALSMRIKKADSSVNPSVTWILPRNEGCEEKRNFRDISVYVSNVSMCHNGVWTCQLKYGNKKTEATTTVSVIDLAPSPADPVYTSFPPSSTVSIPCSLSSAIPWSVLNEIGLQGGSWSFTPLSEPRSPSSLLTLNVGSVVRWDVSDGANFTDGKRDITNHNLSIQNLRVSETIRGVYNCSLKFNNKTISRKVKVEVLKVSVSGGSKVFEGTRVNVTCSLGHMETTGLEVKWKCPSNCPPFNHKSPPHLSVLSFPNIRMKDKGHVECELWKNGQKLTSAQLYLKVEKAPVDIWLCIAIGSGVVVFILLVAIAIICVRRHKQMMMYRRRKTRFCCCNNNKPPKGFYKT, encoded by the exons ATGCTCGGTTTGATTCTAATACCGCTGTTCATTACAGTACTTAAAGCACAAG AAAACCATGAAGTCATTTACGCACAGGTAGGAGGGACTGTCACCCTACCCAGAGAAAAGATTgaacaaaccaaaaataaaaatattaaaacacaagACATTTATGTGAACTGGTACAATGGGTCAGAGGATTCTCCAACTATCAACAGGAACCCACAGAGTAACATCAATAGGG GGAAAGAAACAAACACGCGATTCTCTCTGTCAGCAGATTTCTCTCTCCAGATCTCACCAGTTCAAGAGTCTGATTTTGTCATTTGGCGCTGTGAACAACATGTATTAGCAGGAACTTACAAAAACACCTACAAACTGTACAAAG TCTCAATAACCAAAGTGCCTGCTCTGCTGGTTGGTCACGCCCTGTCTATGAGAATTAAAAAGGCTGATAGTTCAGTTAATCCCAGTGTAACATGGATTTTACCTAGAAATGAAGGCTGTGAGGAAAAAAGGAATTTCAGAGATATCTCTGTATATGTCTCCAATGTGTCCATGTGTCATAATGGTGTCTGGACGTGCCAGTTGAAGtatggaaataaaaaaactgaggCAACAACTACTGTTTCTGTAATAG ATCTTGCCCCTTCACCAGCAGATCCCGTTTATACCTCTTTCCCTCCATCCTCTACAGTCAGCATTCCCTGTTCTTTGTCTTCTGCAATTCCCTGGTCGGTCTTAAATGAAATTGGTCTTCAGGGTGGCAGCTGGAGCTTCACTCCTCTCAGTGAACCTCGGTCGCCTTCATCTCTCCTCACCCTCAATGTTGGTTCAGTGGTCCGATGGGATGTCTCAGATGGCGCAAACTTCACAGACGGCAAAAGAGACATAACTAACCACAACCTGTCCATTCAGAATCTGCGTGTATCAGAAACAATCAGAGGGGTTTACAATTGCAGTCTGAAATTCAACAACAAGACCATCAGCCGTAAAGTCAAGGTGGAGGTTCTGAAGG TTTCCGTTTCTGGAGGTTCTAAAGTATTTGAAGGCACAAGGGTGAATGTGACATGCTCATTAGGACATATGGAAACCACTGGCCTCGAGGTGAAATGGAAATGTCCATCAAACTGTCCTCCTTTCAATCACAAGTCTCCGCCTCATCTGTCAGTTCTGTCCTTCCCTAATATCAGGATGAAGGACAAAGGTCATGTCGAATGTGAACTCTGGAAAAACGGCCAAAAGCTGACATCTGCTCAGCTATACTTAAAAGTTG AGAAAGCTCCAGTGGACATCTGGCTTTGTATTGCCATCGGGAGTGGAGTGGTGGTCTTCATCTTGCTTGTTGCAATCGCCATCATATGCGTTCGCAGACACAAGCAG ATGATGATGTACAGACGACGCAAGACCAGATTCTGCTGCTGTAACAATAA TAAACCGCCAAAGGGATTCTACAAGACCTGA